From the genome of Azospira restricta, one region includes:
- a CDS encoding ligand-binding sensor domain-containing protein — protein MSQSALFRKKISLALCAALIGLPAVAAEDEAPLLLAQAAQPQRPIPGGLSSPLHPPVGQSGAPLPNQEREGKVTIDPAAKFTHFRVGNKNVKSIHVEGPVVWVGTSGGVVRYDTRDDSYKLYDARNGLLSNGMFFVGKVKGMIAVGTYGGGFSLLDEKTGKWKTYNIPEGLGDAFVYDIITATNGDIWIATWSGANRVRGGHLDDRSKWDLYTVENTRGGVPNDWVYGLAEGRNGDIWLATEGGMARFANNKWENWNHQRGLGAPYEKVKQDIAFKSDPGKQSVHHAKQKQEMGLQGVDVAYNPNYVVALEVDRQGHIWAGTWGGGLSRFDGKKWTSYTTADGLPGNHVFMLHMDDKGRLWVGTNNGLTQYVDGKFGKAMTTADGLFANNVFAMATTAGGDLWIGSFGGVAHLRPAK, from the coding sequence ATGAGCCAATCAGCACTGTTCCGGAAAAAAATTTCGCTCGCGCTGTGCGCGGCATTGATCGGCCTGCCGGCCGTCGCCGCCGAGGACGAGGCGCCGCTGCTGCTGGCGCAGGCGGCGCAGCCGCAGCGCCCGATCCCCGGCGGCCTGTCGTCGCCGCTGCATCCGCCGGTCGGCCAGAGCGGGGCGCCGCTGCCGAACCAGGAGCGCGAGGGCAAGGTCACGATCGACCCCGCGGCCAAGTTCACGCACTTCCGCGTCGGCAACAAGAACGTCAAGTCGATCCACGTCGAAGGCCCGGTGGTCTGGGTCGGCACCTCCGGCGGCGTCGTCCGCTACGACACCCGCGACGACAGCTACAAGCTCTACGATGCGAGGAACGGCCTGCTCTCCAACGGCATGTTCTTCGTCGGCAAGGTGAAGGGCATGATCGCCGTCGGCACCTACGGCGGCGGCTTCTCGCTGCTCGACGAGAAAACCGGCAAGTGGAAGACCTACAACATTCCCGAAGGCCTCGGCGACGCCTTCGTCTACGACATCATCACCGCGACCAACGGCGACATCTGGATCGCCACCTGGTCGGGCGCCAACCGCGTGCGCGGCGGCCACCTCGACGACCGCAGCAAGTGGGATCTCTACACCGTCGAGAACACCCGAGGCGGAGTGCCCAACGACTGGGTCTACGGCCTCGCCGAAGGCCGCAACGGCGACATCTGGCTGGCCACCGAAGGCGGCATGGCGCGCTTCGCCAACAACAAGTGGGAAAACTGGAACCACCAGCGCGGCCTCGGCGCGCCGTACGAGAAGGTCAAACAGGACATCGCCTTCAAGAGCGACCCGGGCAAGCAGTCGGTGCACCACGCCAAGCAGAAGCAGGAGATGGGTCTGCAGGGCGTCGACGTCGCCTACAACCCGAACTACGTCGTCGCCCTCGAGGTCGACCGCCAGGGCCACATCTGGGCCGGCACCTGGGGCGGCGGCCTGTCGCGCTTCGACGGCAAGAAGTGGACGAGCTACACCACCGCCGACGGCCTGCCGGGCAACCACGTCTTCATGCTGCACATGGACGACAAGGGCCGCCTCTGGGTCGGCACCAACAACGGCCTGACGCAGTATGTCGACGGCAAGTTCGGCAAGGCGATGACCACCGCCGACGGCCTCTTCGCCAACAACGTCTTCGCGATGGCCACCACTGCCGGCGGCGATTTGTGGATTGGCAGCTTCGGCGGCGTCGCCCACCTGCGACCGGCCAAGTAA